One Alligator mississippiensis isolate rAllMis1 chromosome 1, rAllMis1, whole genome shotgun sequence genomic window carries:
- the ANKEF1 gene encoding ankyrin repeat and EF-hand domain-containing protein 1 isoform X2: METAREGVLEVVRGILEKGGDVNLFDNERHNAAHFAAKGGFFEILRIISAYNGDVGLIALNGNTPLHYAAAGGFADCCKFIGQRGCDPKWKNLLTKTPRIIAKEGGFKAAAKELHKIERLFAKYSKPGVKEANPQWSIRLYDWSLEHQAALREAFEAVDRGDGTVTKDDFISIIQEKCAFVDGEQIQTIAHAHEKTRAGGVNSEEFFKGSRYLQKAYLITSFGPKKKKGKRGKAKKGKFTIPMPICIIPENECPRRKDGGPMYMIEAFQNATDSNRFNRDHPPEHPVQDDSAWYIDEPGKTFTNINFLVKAGDIASLKKAFEEGVPVDVRDLHYKTPLMVACGSGNMDAIKYLLEKGADVNATDNFMWTPLHHACHAGQQDIAELLVKSGAVIDAVAINSSTPLMRAIESCRLDAVQFLIDAGAKVQMTNRRGQNTLDIAKAYADFRLINLLQEKLDRLPKPAENKVEKGKKGGKPQPSPKPKPKPEEAEAVKEEVAQIPLPIVEKSIFEEKEESPMDNVIHLNSLITSGATKKVDITYIPRKIWTPEATTEDLIRKRELRRERFTYEVDFEDFMMPFKRNFMEKARQLEMAS, encoded by the exons ATGGAAACAGCCAGAGAAGGTGTCCTGGAGGTGGTGCGTGGCATACTTGAGAAAGGAGGTGACGTTAACCTGTTTGACAACGAAAGGCACAATGCTGCCCATTTTGCAGCCAAAGGAGGCTTTTTTGAG ATTTTGAGGATTATTTCTGCCTATAATGGAGATGTGGGGCTGATTGCCCTGAATGGGAATACACCACTTCACtatgctgctgcagggggtttTGCAGATTGCTGCAAATTTATAGGACAAAGAG GTTGTGATCCCAAATGGAAGAATCTATTAACAAAGACCCCAAGAATCATTGCCAAAGAAGGTGGCtttaaagcagcagcaaaggaactGCATAAAATTGAACGGCTCTTTGCTAAGTACTCCAAACCTGGAGTGAAAGAGGCTAACCCGCAGTGGTCGATAAGGCTGTACGATTGGTCCTTAGAACATCAGGCAGCACTTCGTGAGGCGTTTGAAGCAGTCGACAGAGGGGATGGGACAGTAACCAAAGATGATTTTATATCAATCATTCAAGAAAAGTGTGCCTTTGTGGATGGTGAGCAAATACAAACAATTGCCcatgcacatgaaaaaactcgtGCTGGGGGAGTtaacagtgaagaattttttaAAGGTTCCAGGTACCTGCAAAAAGCCTACCTCATTACATCTTTTGGaccaaaaaagaagaaagggaaaagagggaaagccAAGAAAGGGAAGTTTACCATCCCCATGCCAATTTGTATCATTCCAGAGAATGAATGCCCACGCCGAAAAGATGGCGGGCCTATGTATATGATTGAGGCCTTTCAGAATGCTACTGATAGCAACCGTTTCAATCGGGATCATCCACCTGAACATCCTGTGCAGGATGACTCCGCATGGTATATTGATGAGCCAGGGAAGACTTTCACCAATATTAACTTCCTTGTTAAAGCAGGAGACATTGCATCTCTGAAAAAAGCTTTTGAGGAGGGAGTGCCAGTGGACGTAAGAGATTTACATTACAAAACCCCTTTGATGGTGGCATGTGGAAGCGGGAACATGGATGCTATTAAATATCTTCTAGAAAAGGG GGCTGATGTAAATGCAACTGACAATTTCATGTGGACTCCTCTGCACCATGCCTGCCATGCAGGACAGCAGGATATTGCTGAACTGCTAGTTAAGTCTGGAGCAGTGATAGATGCAGTTGCAATCAACAGTTCAACCCCACTGATGAGAGCCATTGAGAGCTGTAGACTGGATGCAGTGCAGTTTTTAATTGATGCTGGGGCTAAAGTCCAGATGACAAACAGAAGAG GACAGAATACTTTGGATATTGCAAAAGCATATGCTGATTTTAGATTAATCAACCTGCTACAAGAGAAACTGGACCGTCTACCAAAGCCAGCAGAGaacaaagtggaaaaagggaaaaaaggtggCAAACCCCAGCCATCTCCTAAGCCCAAGCCCAAGCCTGAAGAGGCTGAAGCAGTGAAAGAAGAG GTTGCACAGATACCTCTGCCAATTGTAGAAAAATCTATTTTCGAAGAGAAGGAAGAATCCCCTATGGACAATGTTATTCATTTGAATTCACTGATAACCAGCGGTGCTACTAAGAAAGTTGATATCACATATATACCCAGAAAA ATTTGGACTCCTGAAGCTACAACAGAAGATCTAATAAGAAAAAGGGAATTGCGTCGTGAGCGTTTTACTTATGAGGTGGACTTTGAAGACTTCATGATGCCTTTTAAGCGGAATTTCATGGAAAAAGCACGTCAATTAGAAATGGCTTCCTAA